The following coding sequences lie in one Alloacidobacterium dinghuense genomic window:
- a CDS encoding IS110 family transposase encodes MYYIGLDVHKKTISYCVKDAAGCVHQGGRIGSTRTELDAWIRTLPQPRTMAMEATIFSGWIYDHLRPHASAIKVAHPLMLRAIAAAKKKNDTIDASRIADCLRCDFLPECRPNSCDAPEVIAAFDTTLSLRLHF; translated from the coding sequence ATGTACTACATCGGACTGGATGTTCACAAGAAGACGATCAGCTACTGCGTGAAGGACGCGGCTGGTTGTGTGCATCAGGGAGGCAGGATCGGATCGACGCGGACCGAGTTGGATGCGTGGATCAGAACCCTTCCACAACCGCGCACGATGGCGATGGAAGCGACGATCTTCAGCGGCTGGATTTATGACCATCTGCGGCCGCACGCCAGTGCAATTAAGGTGGCTCATCCGCTGATGCTGCGGGCCATCGCTGCTGCCAAAAAGAAGAACGACACGATCGATGCCAGCAGGATCGCCGACTGCCTGCGCTGCGATTTCCTGCCCGAGTGCAGGCCCAACAGTTGTGACGCTCCTGAAGTGATAGCGGCGTTCGACACGACGCTTTCCCTGCGATTGCACTTTTGA
- a CDS encoding uroporphyrinogen-III synthase produces the protein MSELPLKGRIIVVTRPRRQVSRLRTELEALGACVIELPTIEIVPPESYEPLDAALQDLSQYQWLIVTSANTVPVLAGRLALLQVEPSSVSGVQVVAVGSATAAALREAGFRVDLIPPKYVAESVVDILRDKVAGSRVLLTRAAVARDVIPDELRRLGATVDVVDAYRSAIPEESIALVSGVFLNTPLPDAVTFTSSSTATNFFHLLEEARICSVPEGVRALSIGPITSATLRELGWEPAAEAEQHDVDGLVQATLRALPPSSLCFC, from the coding sequence GTGAGTGAACTGCCGCTCAAGGGCCGGATCATTGTTGTCACCCGGCCGCGGCGTCAGGTCAGCCGTCTGCGGACGGAGCTGGAGGCTCTGGGCGCCTGTGTTATCGAACTTCCTACCATTGAGATTGTTCCTCCTGAATCGTATGAGCCGCTGGATGCTGCGCTGCAGGATTTGTCGCAGTACCAGTGGCTGATTGTGACCAGTGCGAATACCGTCCCGGTGCTGGCGGGGCGTTTGGCGTTGCTTCAGGTTGAGCCTTCCTCTGTTTCCGGAGTGCAGGTGGTTGCGGTTGGTTCGGCGACGGCGGCGGCTTTGCGTGAGGCCGGGTTTCGGGTGGACCTGATTCCTCCGAAGTATGTTGCCGAGTCGGTTGTCGATATTCTGCGCGACAAGGTTGCCGGGTCGCGGGTGCTGCTGACTCGGGCGGCCGTGGCCCGCGATGTGATTCCGGATGAACTTCGGCGGTTGGGTGCGACGGTGGATGTGGTGGACGCTTATCGATCGGCGATTCCGGAGGAATCGATTGCACTCGTGAGCGGGGTTTTCCTGAACACTCCGCTGCCGGATGCGGTGACGTTTACCAGCTCTTCGACGGCGACCAACTTTTTTCACCTGTTGGAAGAGGCGCGAATCTGTTCGGTACCGGAAGGTGTCCGGGCGCTTTCGATTGGGCCAATTACTTCGGCTACGCTGCGGGAACTAGGTTGGGAGCCTGCGGCTGAGGCTGAGCAGCACGATGTAGATGGGCTGGTGCAGGCGACGCTTCGAGCCTTGCCACCCTCCTCCCTATGTTTTTGCTAA
- a CDS encoding DUF2141 domain-containing protein — translation MSAGAMLAILKTCVLGAVLVAGAVSVSAQSTCTLVVHVDGFRNQKGDIGVSLFTSPDGWPEKNDKAFLHGPHPFSGDKATVTLDVPAGRYAITVLHDENGNHKMDRNFFGIPKEGFGFANNPKVFLTPPDFKTASVEVECPTTETTIHLNYK, via the coding sequence TTGTCGGCTGGCGCGATGCTGGCGATTTTGAAAACCTGCGTGTTGGGGGCGGTGCTGGTGGCAGGCGCTGTTTCCGTTTCGGCGCAATCGACCTGCACTCTTGTGGTCCATGTGGACGGCTTTCGGAATCAGAAGGGCGATATTGGGGTTTCGCTCTTTACGTCTCCGGATGGCTGGCCGGAGAAAAATGACAAGGCGTTCCTTCATGGTCCGCATCCCTTTTCAGGGGATAAGGCCACGGTTACATTGGATGTTCCGGCTGGGCGGTATGCCATTACGGTGCTGCACGATGAGAATGGGAATCACAAAATGGACCGGAATTTTTTCGGAATTCCGAAGGAGGGGTTTGGATTTGCCAATAATCCGAAGGTCTTTCTTACTCCGCCCGACTTTAAGACAGCCAGTGTTGAGGTTGAGTGTCCTACTACCGAGACTACGATTCATCTGAACTACAAATAA
- a CDS encoding TolB family protein — MRHQIAACVLFIGSVGGAAAAQQHETQLFELNAYEPVPSPDGKLIAYVLTGRKVEMFAGLGRSHLQSDVRFCDPSGQALQGSNIEGFLGEWLSNSSAVVGYRDWRFALLSPSGSRESDSMLRGRDMKTMLPRLPERVAYLSKLGKFVWLEYTDTSTVLQTTAGPMAEFEGMPVRTSAVIVPSPDERYLSMGETDAGHSLWVYDTKEKTLANLGSLTIHPDPGWDYFKPGWNPWFADGKHLAFFSGTSLYITSPNGKERRELLKADHGGLAIPSPDGTLVAYATFSPRPRNGRKDVDFWGGSSLWIAPSGGGVPRQVTNTSEDETYDLRWLTRESLIFDRIGEVIFNGHARIWTVPIGNR, encoded by the coding sequence GTGAGGCATCAAATCGCGGCTTGTGTGCTTTTCATCGGGTCAGTAGGAGGTGCTGCTGCAGCACAGCAGCACGAGACGCAACTTTTTGAACTCAACGCATATGAGCCGGTTCCCAGTCCAGACGGGAAGCTGATTGCTTATGTTCTGACAGGCCGCAAAGTTGAGATGTTCGCTGGACTCGGGCGTTCCCATCTTCAATCTGACGTCAGGTTTTGCGACCCGAGCGGCCAAGCGCTGCAAGGCTCCAACATTGAAGGATTTCTGGGCGAATGGCTATCCAACAGCAGCGCCGTTGTCGGCTATCGCGATTGGCGGTTTGCCTTGCTGTCGCCAAGTGGGAGCCGGGAGTCTGATTCGATGCTTCGAGGGCGGGATATGAAGACTATGCTGCCGAGACTACCGGAGCGTGTGGCTTATCTCTCGAAGCTGGGCAAGTTCGTCTGGCTTGAGTACACAGACACGAGCACTGTTCTCCAAACCACGGCTGGTCCAATGGCAGAGTTCGAGGGTATGCCCGTCCGAACCTCGGCAGTGATCGTGCCGTCCCCGGACGAACGATATCTCTCAATGGGAGAAACGGACGCCGGTCACTCGTTGTGGGTCTACGACACCAAAGAGAAGACCTTGGCCAATCTTGGTAGTCTCACCATCCATCCCGATCCGGGGTGGGACTACTTTAAGCCGGGTTGGAACCCATGGTTCGCGGACGGAAAGCATCTCGCCTTCTTCTCCGGCACTTCCCTGTATATCACCTCACCGAACGGTAAAGAGCGCCGCGAGCTCTTGAAAGCCGACCACGGCGGGCTGGCAATTCCGAGCCCCGACGGAACACTAGTCGCATACGCCACGTTCTCACCACGACCACGCAACGGCAGAAAAGATGTCGACTTTTGGGGAGGATCGTCGCTCTGGATTGCACCGAGTGGAGGCGGCGTGCCAAGGCAGGTTACGAACACTTCGGAAGATGAAACCTATGATCTTCGCTGGCTTACGCGAGAGTCCCTCATTTTCGATCGTATCGGTGAAGTAATTTTCAACGGGCACGCGCGGATTTGGACTGTGCCAATCGGGAATCGGTGA